From Paenibacillus sp. PK3_47, the proteins below share one genomic window:
- a CDS encoding carbohydrate binding domain-containing protein: MRKNVSAALAAVGLITGLLAPLGSGTASAEVSWQPEAGRTAAVTARPDMAASAAAQSGKPGGSASALAGASADRTSAAVELKAFTDMSPNHWAAGSVQRWNSLGVVSGYGDGTFRPGTELSKAEFAVMINRIFNYRAEAAKLPDDVSRNAWFAGDIAKAIAAGYFSAGPDNTLAPSAKLSRAEAAVALQRIFRLNAGTEKPAYADLNGVSGEAAEAVQALTSAGYIQGYPGGQFKPDKTLTRAEFAKIADLMVSGLVSEAGDAAPGTIQGNVVLSRGDIVLKDTVIEGNLYLTEGIGDGSVQLQGVKVTGTTYIRGGGEKSIGLLNSELGAVQVDKPGGKIRIYASGTTSAGNTVLASGAVLEEDSTLTGTGFSSVEIPAGLKTVTLKGEFASVATLDSPEAGLALTLSGKIGKLKLGSPGKITLADHVQIAELLITASAKGTAIQGSGSFGTVENQAEGITAGGTVLKQGSSGKLTLAPPAASQAPAGGGSSGYNPAPAPASTPAPTATPKPTAAPTATATPKPAATPVPTADPWTMVWNDEFDDESIDPLKWTYDLGDGTVVGNPGWGNNELQWYTDDEKNVKEQDGKLIITARKEAVGGKEYTSSRIKTKGLFSKKYGKFEIRAKAPTGKGLWPAIWMLPEDYVYGNWAASGEIDIMEGWGSRPDTVAGTIHHGGGWPDNLYTGKEYVFPENSTIADFHTYAIEWEPGEIRWYVDGVLYSTKNDWYSISSGQPANNAYPAPFNQEFHLLMNLAVGGNFDGSPTAETVFPQSMEIDYVRVYELTGRPYREPQPVQIGKEPYPEGYLPALEDGNLIHNNNFTEQAEGDAGMGIPNTAHWVLYKEAGADAAVSVEPLNGRNFLKVNISSPGGNSYSIQPQAIVSLAKGRFYKLSFDAKTEGTRNISARLTGGESRGFQAYSPSLKADLSSTLTRYEMSFQMKENSDIATRVEFNLGTNNLPVWIGNATLVELESIPFDHDSSKTPLGSGNHLYNGTFDLGEMNRMSYWHTLADGGAEVSAAVDEDGRLQLQIAGEAGEEADVTLLQKGIQLVQGQDYKVTFDVEASAARTAVIELLAKDGTLYASKELTLPAGVQQVEAVFEDLAGRADPEAQFVLHLGGTAGTVRLDNFMLERTSVYFDPSLVYYPLVNGDFSFGFNSWERLLTEQGGQSTAAADTGAAKFSISNTGSQPYSVMLFQNGLKTSAGMDYVIEFDASSSVARKITVNAENASYQPSLSKVVELTPDTAHYKFEFRQGVKDTLSLKFLLGKVEGVSIPQGHDVIIDNVKFQIKNAPAKPQELLGDTTSNKTGQPIELSFIDNPEWRGKITAVKVGETVLPAGQYSIQPGKMIIAAEAFAGEGSYTVTVEAEGYVSATVQQSILPAGSNLVVNGSFSSGAASWSTWSGEGGVSSFKVNEGAAEIGITAAGSQAWHTQFFQEGIPLEAGTTYELSFRAKSTVPRQIIVEYTGLSEPPVQAKFELGSDWDSYTGKFTADRAMKLKLNYLIGAALGDDQTANGTPHTLTFDDIIVQPAQDGTVPPPVSGTLDNGSFDPEKGMAGWTSYFDGTGSAEVLDGELLASLTWTGMASYSAQVDYAKLKLEQGKSYTLKFSARSDIDRLIEVAVEHNGGDYTKYLPAQKVALTGQMTEYSYTFTMEGAADDGAHLVFLLGLIDGNSAETNASINAGNKIYIDEVSLTGTP, translated from the coding sequence ATGAGAAAAAATGTTTCTGCGGCTCTGGCAGCTGTAGGGCTGATTACCGGGCTGCTTGCTCCGCTCGGAAGCGGCACGGCTTCAGCAGAAGTATCCTGGCAGCCGGAAGCAGGCAGAACGGCGGCAGTTACAGCCCGCCCGGATATGGCGGCATCTGCCGCAGCGCAATCAGGTAAGCCAGGGGGAAGTGCGTCAGCTTTGGCAGGAGCTTCTGCAGACCGGACTTCAGCAGCTGTAGAATTGAAAGCGTTTACTGATATGAGTCCGAATCATTGGGCCGCCGGTTCTGTGCAGCGCTGGAACAGTCTGGGTGTAGTCAGCGGTTATGGTGACGGGACGTTCCGGCCGGGTACGGAATTAAGCAAGGCGGAGTTTGCGGTGATGATCAACCGGATTTTTAATTACCGGGCAGAGGCGGCTAAGCTTCCGGATGATGTCAGCAGAAACGCATGGTTTGCCGGCGATATCGCCAAGGCCATAGCCGCCGGATATTTCAGCGCCGGTCCGGACAATACCCTTGCTCCCTCCGCCAAGCTGTCGCGCGCAGAGGCGGCTGTGGCCCTGCAGAGGATTTTCCGGCTGAATGCCGGTACAGAGAAACCTGCCTATGCGGATTTGAACGGTGTTAGCGGTGAGGCCGCTGAAGCTGTGCAGGCGCTTACATCAGCAGGCTATATCCAGGGTTATCCCGGCGGCCAGTTCAAGCCGGACAAGACGCTGACCCGTGCCGAGTTTGCCAAAATAGCCGATCTTATGGTATCAGGACTGGTGTCTGAAGCAGGGGATGCCGCTCCCGGAACGATACAGGGAAATGTAGTTCTGAGCCGCGGGGATATTGTGCTGAAGGATACGGTGATCGAAGGCAATCTCTATCTGACTGAAGGCATCGGTGACGGCAGCGTCCAGCTTCAAGGCGTGAAGGTGACAGGTACAACGTACATCCGCGGCGGCGGGGAAAAGAGCATCGGGCTGCTTAACAGTGAGCTTGGTGCGGTGCAGGTAGACAAACCAGGCGGGAAAATACGTATTTACGCCAGCGGAACTACCTCGGCAGGAAATACGGTTCTGGCATCCGGAGCTGTGCTCGAAGAAGACAGCACCCTGACCGGTACCGGATTCTCCAGTGTGGAGATCCCCGCCGGGCTTAAAACAGTAACACTCAAAGGAGAGTTTGCTTCAGTAGCTACACTGGACTCTCCTGAAGCAGGCTTGGCGCTCACCCTGTCCGGGAAGATTGGGAAGCTGAAGCTGGGCAGTCCCGGCAAAATTACGCTGGCCGATCATGTGCAAATTGCGGAGCTGCTGATTACGGCAAGCGCCAAGGGAACAGCGATTCAAGGCAGCGGCAGCTTCGGCACGGTGGAGAATCAGGCCGAAGGAATTACGGCCGGCGGAACCGTTTTGAAGCAGGGCAGCAGCGGCAAGCTGACGCTGGCCCCGCCAGCTGCAAGCCAGGCACCGGCGGGCGGCGGCTCTTCAGGATACAATCCTGCACCGGCTCCGGCATCAACGCCGGCACCAACGGCTACACCAAAACCAACCGCGGCACCAACGGCAACGGCTACACCGAAACCGGCCGCGACACCGGTACCAACGGCTGATCCGTGGACGATGGTGTGGAACGACGAGTTCGATGATGAGAGTATTGACCCGCTGAAATGGACCTACGACCTGGGAGACGGAACGGTGGTCGGCAATCCGGGCTGGGGCAACAATGAGCTGCAATGGTATACGGATGATGAGAAGAATGTGAAGGAGCAGGACGGCAAGCTGATTATTACCGCACGGAAAGAAGCGGTGGGCGGCAAGGAGTACACTTCTTCGCGGATCAAAACAAAGGGGTTGTTCAGCAAGAAATACGGTAAATTTGAAATCCGCGCCAAGGCGCCTACGGGAAAAGGGCTCTGGCCTGCTATCTGGATGCTGCCTGAGGATTATGTGTACGGCAACTGGGCCGCTTCCGGCGAGATCGATATTATGGAAGGCTGGGGCAGCCGCCCGGACACCGTTGCCGGAACGATTCATCATGGCGGCGGATGGCCCGATAACTTATATACCGGCAAGGAATATGTTTTCCCGGAAAATTCAACGATTGCCGATTTCCATACGTATGCGATTGAATGGGAGCCCGGCGAGATCCGCTGGTATGTCGACGGCGTCCTGTATTCGACCAAAAATGACTGGTACAGCATCAGCAGCGGACAGCCGGCCAATAATGCGTATCCGGCACCGTTCAACCAGGAATTCCATCTGCTGATGAATCTGGCTGTCGGCGGCAATTTTGACGGCAGCCCTACGGCAGAGACCGTGTTCCCGCAGTCGATGGAGATCGACTATGTCCGGGTGTATGAGCTGACGGGCCGGCCTTACCGGGAGCCGCAGCCGGTGCAGATTGGGAAGGAGCCGTACCCTGAAGGCTACCTGCCGGCACTTGAAGACGGCAATCTGATTCATAATAACAATTTCACAGAGCAGGCTGAAGGCGATGCCGGAATGGGCATACCGAATACTGCACATTGGGTGCTGTACAAGGAGGCCGGTGCGGACGCAGCCGTATCGGTTGAACCGCTGAACGGGCGGAATTTCCTTAAGGTAAACATCAGCAGTCCCGGCGGCAATTCCTACTCCATTCAGCCTCAGGCGATTGTCTCGCTGGCCAAGGGAAGATTTTATAAACTAAGCTTTGATGCCAAAACAGAGGGTACACGCAATATCAGCGCCAGGCTGACCGGCGGCGAATCGAGGGGCTTTCAGGCCTATTCCCCGTCGCTCAAGGCAGATCTCAGTTCAACGTTGACCCGGTACGAAATGAGCTTCCAGATGAAGGAGAATTCCGATATTGCCACGCGGGTGGAATTCAATCTCGGGACGAATAATCTTCCGGTGTGGATCGGCAATGCCACGCTGGTCGAGCTGGAGAGCATTCCTTTTGATCATGACAGCTCCAAAACACCGCTCGGCAGCGGCAACCATCTCTATAACGGCACCTTTGATCTGGGCGAGATGAACCGGATGAGCTATTGGCATACATTAGCCGATGGAGGCGCTGAAGTCAGCGCAGCCGTGGATGAAGACGGCCGGTTGCAGCTGCAGATTGCAGGGGAGGCCGGTGAAGAGGCTGATGTCACGCTGCTGCAGAAGGGCATCCAGCTCGTGCAGGGGCAGGATTACAAGGTAACCTTTGATGTGGAAGCCTCTGCCGCACGTACAGCAGTTATTGAACTGCTGGCTAAGGACGGAACATTATATGCATCCAAAGAGCTGACACTGCCCGCAGGAGTACAGCAGGTTGAGGCGGTTTTTGAAGACCTGGCCGGAAGGGCAGATCCCGAGGCCCAGTTTGTACTGCATCTGGGCGGCACAGCGGGTACGGTGAGGCTTGATAACTTTATGCTCGAGCGCACAAGCGTTTATTTTGATCCGTCACTGGTGTATTATCCGCTTGTGAACGGAGATTTCAGCTTTGGTTTTAACAGCTGGGAACGGCTGCTGACGGAGCAGGGAGGGCAGAGTACGGCAGCTGCGGATACCGGGGCCGCGAAGTTCAGCATTTCGAATACAGGCAGCCAGCCGTATTCCGTCATGCTGTTCCAGAACGGGCTGAAGACTTCCGCCGGCATGGATTATGTGATTGAATTCGATGCCAGCTCCAGCGTGGCCCGCAAGATTACAGTTAATGCGGAAAATGCGTCATATCAGCCTTCTTTGAGCAAAGTTGTTGAATTAACGCCGGATACTGCACATTATAAGTTCGAATTCCGCCAGGGTGTGAAAGACACGCTGTCGCTGAAATTCCTGCTGGGCAAGGTGGAGGGTGTGAGCATCCCGCAGGGGCATGATGTAATCATCGATAATGTAAAATTCCAGATCAAGAATGCCCCGGCCAAACCGCAGGAGCTGCTTGGTGACACTACCAGTAACAAAACCGGACAGCCAATTGAGCTGAGCTTCATCGACAATCCGGAATGGCGGGGGAAGATCACGGCGGTTAAAGTAGGCGAAACGGTACTTCCAGCCGGGCAATACAGTATTCAGCCCGGTAAGATGATCATCGCTGCAGAAGCTTTTGCCGGTGAAGGCAGTTACACGGTGACTGTAGAGGCAGAAGGATATGTAAGCGCGACGGTGCAGCAGAGTATTCTGCCGGCCGGCAGCAACCTTGTCGTTAACGGCTCCTTCAGCAGCGGGGCAGCCAGCTGGAGTACCTGGTCCGGGGAAGGCGGCGTCTCCAGCTTCAAGGTAAACGAAGGCGCAGCCGAAATCGGGATCACAGCGGCCGGGTCGCAGGCCTGGCATACGCAGTTCTTCCAGGAGGGAATTCCGCTGGAAGCCGGAACAACATATGAGCTGAGCTTCCGGGCCAAGTCAACAGTCCCAAGGCAGATTATTGTTGAATATACCGGGTTATCCGAGCCTCCGGTGCAGGCCAAATTTGAGCTCGGTTCAGATTGGGACTCCTACACTGGGAAGTTTACCGCGGACAGAGCCATGAAGCTGAAGCTCAATTACCTGATCGGTGCAGCGCTTGGGGACGACCAGACGGCGAATGGAACACCGCATACCCTTACTTTTGACGATATCATTGTACAGCCTGCACAGGACGGCACGGTACCGCCGCCTGTAAGCGGAACACTGGATAATGGCAGCTTTGATCCGGAAAAGGGGATGGCAGGCTGGACCTCCTATTTCGATGGAACAGGCTCGGCGGAAGTGCTGGACGGTGAACTGCTGGCTTCGCTGACCTGGACCGGGATGGCAAGTTACAGCGCCCAGGTCGACTATGCCAAGCTGAAGCTTGAGCAGGGCAAAAGCTACACCCTGAAGTTCTCGGCGCGCTCGGACATTGACCGGCTGATCGAGGTGGCCGTGGAGCATAACGGCGGGGATTATACGAAGTATCTCCCGGCACAAAAGGTTGCTCTAACGGGTCAGATGACGGAATACAGCTACACCTTCACCATGGAAGGCGCTGCGGATGACGGTGCACATCTTGTTTTTCTGCTGGGGCTGATTGACGGCAACAGCGCAGAGACGAATGCGTCCATCAATGCCGGAAATAAGATTTACATCGACGAGGTAAGCTTAACGGGAACGCCGTAG
- a CDS encoding LacI family DNA-binding transcriptional regulator — translation MNIKKIAEMAGVSVSTVSKIMNNYSDVSEKTKKRVLEIIEQTGYSPSNSAKTLATKKSNLIGVIFAGELNVEFTHPFFVEVLNSFKKQMGVLGYDLIFFSNEKFISGGDYFSRCQHFHVDGCIIVSGQQMEPAIRDLDRSSIPCIGVDLELQGSKSGYVMSDNYKISSKVVEHFYLLGYRELGFIGSTADSDISNRREAGYIKAIEDFGLAMNPDWFVHGGDFFEGSGYEAMRSMIEAGPLPRAIFAASDLLALGAIRALKEHGLRIPEDIAIIGCDDIEACKYTSPTLSTIRQNKERLGVLAAHMLFDLINNQSEGGSFVVEPALIARESCGSLLKG, via the coding sequence ATGAATATCAAAAAAATCGCCGAAATGGCAGGCGTCTCCGTCTCCACAGTTTCGAAAATCATGAACAATTACAGTGATGTTTCGGAAAAAACAAAAAAGCGGGTCCTGGAAATTATCGAACAGACGGGATATTCCCCTTCCAACTCTGCCAAAACGCTGGCCACCAAGAAGTCCAACCTGATCGGGGTTATTTTTGCGGGTGAGCTTAATGTGGAGTTTACGCATCCTTTTTTTGTGGAGGTGCTGAATTCTTTCAAGAAACAGATGGGGGTGCTGGGCTACGATCTGATTTTCTTTTCCAATGAGAAATTTATCAGCGGCGGGGATTACTTCTCAAGATGCCAGCATTTCCATGTGGACGGCTGTATTATTGTCTCCGGGCAGCAGATGGAGCCGGCAATACGTGATCTCGATAGGAGCAGCATTCCCTGCATCGGCGTGGATTTGGAGCTTCAGGGCAGCAAGTCGGGGTATGTGATGTCAGATAACTATAAGATTTCCTCCAAAGTGGTGGAACATTTCTATCTGCTGGGCTACAGGGAACTGGGCTTTATCGGCAGCACAGCGGATTCGGATATTTCCAACCGGCGGGAAGCGGGATACATCAAGGCTATCGAGGACTTCGGACTGGCGATGAACCCGGACTGGTTCGTGCACGGCGGGGATTTTTTTGAAGGCAGCGGATATGAGGCTATGCGGTCCATGATTGAAGCCGGTCCCCTGCCCCGGGCAATCTTCGCCGCTTCCGATCTGCTGGCCCTTGGCGCTATCCGCGCTTTGAAGGAGCACGGGCTGCGTATCCCGGAGGACATCGCCATCATCGGCTGCGACGATATTGAAGCCTGCAAATACACCAGCCCCACACTGAGCACCATCCGCCAGAACAAAGAACGTCTCGGTGTGCTCGCAGCACATATGCTGTTTGACCTCATCAACAACCAGTCCGAAGGCGGCTCCTTCGTCGTTGAACCGGCCCTGATTGCGCGCGAATCCTGCGGGAGTCTACTGAAGGGGTAA